In Prosthecomicrobium sp. N25, one DNA window encodes the following:
- a CDS encoding ABC transporter permease: MSLSVHDRPAGTGRRRPRWVDATLAAFAANKTTWFGLVVVVLVALAAALAPWIAPHDPLEQDVLFRLKPPDENFWLGTDYFGRDILSRLLYGARISLAIGILSTVVALVLGSVIGILAGWYGGRFDVVVMQAMDMLLAFPALILGLILVAMLGPTMTNIVIAIALTSVPSFARIARAPTIAVKERDFIQAGRSLGFSDLRLMAGHVLPNIFPEILVMGSLWLANAIRTEASLAFIGLGVKPPTPTWGGMIREGFENILDSYWLVLSPSLAILIVVFALNVLGDGLRDAVDPKLKGEQ, encoded by the coding sequence ATGAGCCTCTCGGTCCACGACCGCCCGGCCGGCACCGGCCGCCGCCGCCCGCGCTGGGTCGACGCCACGCTCGCCGCCTTCGCGGCCAACAAGACCACCTGGTTCGGCCTCGTGGTCGTTGTCCTGGTCGCCCTGGCGGCCGCGCTCGCCCCCTGGATCGCCCCGCACGACCCGCTCGAGCAGGACGTCCTCTTCCGCCTGAAGCCGCCGGACGAGAACTTCTGGCTCGGCACCGACTATTTCGGTCGCGACATCCTCTCGCGCCTCCTCTACGGCGCCCGCATCTCGCTCGCCATCGGCATCCTGTCGACGGTCGTCGCCCTCGTGCTCGGCTCCGTCATCGGCATCCTGGCCGGCTGGTACGGCGGCCGCTTCGACGTGGTCGTCATGCAGGCGATGGACATGCTGCTCGCCTTCCCGGCCCTGATCCTCGGCCTCATCCTCGTCGCCATGCTGGGGCCGACCATGACCAACATCGTCATCGCCATCGCGCTGACCTCGGTCCCCTCCTTCGCCCGCATCGCCCGCGCCCCGACCATCGCCGTCAAGGAACGCGACTTCATCCAGGCCGGCCGCTCGCTGGGCTTCTCAGACCTGCGCCTGATGGCCGGCCACGTGCTGCCCAACATCTTCCCCGAGATACTGGTCATGGGCTCGCTCTGGCTCGCCAACGCGATCCGCACCGAGGCCTCCCTCGCCTTCATCGGCCTCGGCGTGAAGCCGCCGACGCCGACCTGGGGCGGCATGATCCGCGAGGGCTTCGAGAACATCCTCGACAGCTACTGGCTGGTTCTCTCCCCGAGCCTCGCCATCCTGATCGTCGTCTTCGCCCTGAACGTCCTCGGCGACGGCCTGCGCGACGCGGTCGACCCGAAGCTGAAGGGCGAGCAATGA
- a CDS encoding ABC transporter ATP-binding protein produces the protein MTGPVLEVRNLTTSFRVGGQWLKAVDDVSFEVAAGETVAIVGESGSGKSVTSLSVMRLVSAINGRVDGRVLLDGEDLVAVDEERMRRIRGNSISMIFQEPMTSLNPVLTIGFQIAEVLRYHRGLDKAAARAEVLRILERVRIPGAARRLDDYPHQLSGGMRQRVMIAMALACRPRLLIADEPTTALDVTIQAQILDLIRDLQAEEGMGVLFVTHDMGVVAEIADRVLVMWKGRKVEDGPVADIFAAPREGYTKALLAAVPRLGEMNDLARPRRFPVIDPADGAVKVAAREVRDTVAGGAPLLTVEGLTTRFPIRSGVIGRVTGHVHAVENVSFSLKAGETLSLVGESGCGKSTTGRSILRLVTPVAGEVRYAGEDVRTLDKAGLQRMRRKMQMVFQDPFASLNPRKSVGAAIAEPMRVHGLADGPAARDRTADLLRRVGLSPDMADRYPHEFSGGQRQRLAIARALAVSPELIVADEAVSALDVSVKAQVLNLMLDLQDEMGLAYLFISHDMAVVERVSHRVAVMYLGEIVEIGPRAAIFADPQHPYTRRLLSAVPVPDPARRRARGSVPVGDLPSPIRPVGWQAPPTTLAEVAPGHFVRRPVA, from the coding sequence ATGACCGGCCCCGTCCTCGAGGTCCGCAACCTCACCACCTCGTTCCGCGTCGGCGGGCAGTGGCTGAAGGCCGTCGACGACGTCTCCTTCGAGGTCGCCGCCGGCGAGACGGTGGCGATCGTCGGCGAATCCGGCTCCGGCAAGAGCGTCACCTCGCTGTCGGTGATGCGCCTGGTCTCGGCCATCAACGGCCGCGTGGACGGCCGCGTCCTGCTCGACGGAGAGGACCTCGTCGCCGTCGACGAGGAGCGCATGCGGCGGATCCGCGGCAACAGCATCTCGATGATCTTCCAGGAACCGATGACGAGCCTGAACCCGGTGCTCACCATCGGCTTCCAGATCGCCGAGGTGTTGCGCTACCACCGCGGCCTCGACAAGGCCGCCGCCCGAGCGGAGGTCCTGCGCATCCTGGAGCGCGTGCGCATCCCGGGCGCCGCCCGCCGGCTCGACGATTATCCCCACCAGCTCTCCGGCGGCATGCGCCAGCGCGTCATGATCGCCATGGCGCTCGCCTGCCGGCCGCGGCTCCTGATCGCCGACGAGCCGACCACCGCCCTCGACGTCACCATCCAGGCCCAGATCCTCGACCTCATCCGCGACCTGCAGGCCGAGGAGGGCATGGGCGTCCTCTTCGTCACCCACGACATGGGCGTCGTCGCCGAGATCGCCGACCGGGTCCTCGTCATGTGGAAGGGCCGCAAGGTCGAGGACGGGCCCGTCGCCGACATCTTCGCCGCGCCGCGCGAGGGCTACACCAAGGCTCTGCTCGCTGCCGTCCCCCGGCTCGGCGAGATGAACGACCTCGCCCGGCCGCGCCGCTTCCCCGTGATCGACCCGGCCGACGGCGCCGTCAAGGTCGCCGCCCGCGAGGTCCGCGACACGGTCGCCGGCGGCGCGCCGCTCCTGACCGTCGAGGGCCTGACCACCCGCTTCCCCATCCGCTCGGGCGTGATCGGCCGGGTGACCGGCCACGTCCACGCCGTCGAGAACGTCTCCTTCAGCCTGAAGGCCGGCGAGACCCTGTCGCTCGTCGGCGAGTCCGGCTGCGGCAAGTCGACGACCGGCCGCTCGATCCTGCGGCTCGTCACGCCGGTGGCCGGCGAGGTGCGCTACGCCGGCGAGGACGTCCGCACCCTCGACAAGGCGGGCCTGCAGCGCATGCGCCGCAAGATGCAGATGGTCTTCCAGGATCCCTTCGCGAGCCTCAACCCGCGCAAGTCCGTCGGCGCCGCCATCGCCGAGCCCATGCGCGTCCACGGCCTCGCGGACGGCCCCGCCGCGCGCGACCGCACCGCCGACCTCCTCCGCCGCGTCGGCCTCTCCCCCGACATGGCGGACCGCTATCCGCACGAATTCTCCGGCGGCCAGCGCCAGCGCCTCGCCATCGCCCGCGCCCTGGCGGTCTCGCCCGAGCTGATCGTCGCCGACGAGGCGGTCTCCGCGCTCGACGTTTCCGTCAAGGCGCAGGTGCTCAACCTCATGCTCGACCTGCAGGACGAGATGGGGCTCGCCTATCTCTTTATCTCGCACGACATGGCCGTGGTGGAGCGCGTCAGCCACCGGGTAGCGGTGATGTATCTCGGCGAGATCGTCGAGATCGGCCCGCGCGCCGCCATCTTCGCCGATCCGCAGCACCCCTACACCCGCCGGCTCCTCTCCGCCGTGCCGGTGCCCGACCCGGCCCGCCGTCGGGCCCGCGGCAGTGTGCCGGTCGGCGACCTGCCGAGCCCGATCCGGCCCGTCGGCTGGCAGGCGCCGCCGACCACGCTCGCCGAGGTGGCGCCGGGACATTTCGTCCGCAGGCCGGTCGCCTGA
- a CDS encoding DUF6894 family protein, giving the protein MPTFAFRFVGPDQSFDTSEPADFATVEEAREELVRGGRELIADALTHDEQIGLAAIEIVDADGRCLETVRLADLLPTIPSDESLGDCP; this is encoded by the coding sequence ATGCCGACCTTCGCGTTTCGCTTTGTCGGACCGGATCAGTCCTTCGACACCAGCGAGCCGGCCGACTTCGCCACCGTCGAGGAAGCCCGCGAGGAACTCGTCCGCGGCGGCCGGGAACTCATCGCCGACGCCCTGACCCACGACGAGCAGATCGGCCTCGCCGCCATCGAGATCGTCGACGCCGACGGCCGCTGCCTGGAGACCGTCCGTCTGGCGGACCTTCTCCCCACGATCCCGAGCGACGAGAGCCTGGGCGATTGCCCCTGA
- a CDS encoding MFS transporter, whose amino-acid sequence MPNVSGPVRRTGVLAATIMASSMAFIDGSVVQIALPAVQRDLGADFASLQWVVGFYNLMLGALVLVGGALGDAVGRRRVFLAGTLVLVASSLACGLAPSAPVLVAGRAVQGVGAALMIPQSLALIAATHPEEIRGRAIGTWAAASALTTAFGPPVGGFMVDALSWRAAFLVNLPVGLVALWMTLRFVPESRAEPARPVDWVAGLLAAAGLGALTAALIHAPGHGLADPSVLAGLALAAVALPAFLAWEARAAAPMVPLGLFRNRAFALLNLLTLLLYGALSGALFVVPYTLVGLGGYGAAEAGTAMLPMALAIGLLSRSFGALSDRVGARPLLALGSAVVAASMLWLAATGTGGGLWVGVVGPLLGIGFGMAMVVSPLTTAVMTAIGDALSGTASGINNAAARVAGLLAVAVTGALAVALYAPRLAAGLAAAGLEPAVTAGLLAEADRLLDLPALASLPEPSRTTAETSVRAAYLYAFTLAVAANAALAGLAAVVALWLPRSVPVSDRSAKAVTPSNRSEHQPGGEL is encoded by the coding sequence ATGCCGAACGTCTCTGGTCCGGTCCGGCGCACCGGCGTCCTCGCGGCGACCATCATGGCCTCCTCGATGGCCTTCATCGACGGCAGCGTGGTGCAGATCGCCCTTCCCGCCGTTCAGCGGGACCTCGGCGCCGACTTCGCGAGCCTGCAGTGGGTGGTCGGCTTCTACAACCTGATGCTCGGCGCCCTCGTGCTGGTCGGCGGAGCGCTCGGCGACGCCGTCGGTCGGCGACGCGTCTTCCTGGCCGGAACGCTGGTCCTCGTGGCGTCCTCGCTCGCCTGCGGCCTCGCGCCCTCCGCACCGGTGCTCGTCGCCGGCCGCGCCGTCCAGGGCGTCGGGGCGGCGCTGATGATCCCGCAGAGCCTCGCCCTGATCGCCGCGACCCACCCGGAGGAGATCCGCGGCCGCGCGATCGGCACCTGGGCCGCCGCCTCGGCGCTCACGACAGCGTTCGGGCCGCCTGTCGGCGGCTTCATGGTCGACGCCCTCTCCTGGCGCGCCGCCTTCCTGGTCAACCTCCCCGTCGGCCTCGTGGCACTCTGGATGACCCTCCGCTTTGTGCCGGAGAGCCGTGCCGAACCCGCGAGGCCGGTCGACTGGGTCGCCGGCCTCCTCGCCGCGGCGGGACTCGGCGCCCTGACCGCAGCCCTGATCCACGCGCCCGGCCACGGCCTGGCGGACCCGTCCGTGCTCGCCGGCCTCGCCCTCGCCGCCGTCGCCCTGCCGGCCTTCCTGGCCTGGGAGGCCCGCGCCGCAGCCCCGATGGTGCCGCTCGGCCTGTTCCGGAACCGCGCCTTCGCCCTCCTGAACCTCCTGACCCTGCTTCTCTACGGTGCCCTGTCGGGGGCCCTTTTCGTGGTGCCCTACACGCTCGTCGGCCTCGGGGGCTACGGCGCCGCCGAGGCGGGCACGGCGATGTTGCCCATGGCGCTGGCGATCGGCCTTCTCTCGCGGTCCTTCGGGGCGCTCTCCGATCGCGTCGGCGCCCGGCCGCTTCTAGCCCTGGGTTCGGCGGTGGTGGCCGCCTCCATGCTCTGGCTCGCCGCGACCGGAACCGGGGGCGGGCTCTGGGTGGGCGTCGTGGGTCCGCTCCTCGGGATCGGCTTCGGCATGGCCATGGTGGTCTCCCCCCTGACCACCGCCGTGATGACGGCCATCGGCGACGCCCTGAGCGGAACCGCCTCCGGCATCAACAACGCCGCCGCCCGGGTCGCCGGCCTGCTCGCCGTCGCGGTGACCGGGGCCCTCGCGGTGGCGCTCTACGCGCCGCGCCTCGCGGCCGGCCTCGCGGCGGCGGGCCTGGAGCCGGCCGTGACGGCAGGGCTGCTCGCCGAGGCCGACCGGCTCCTCGACCTCCCCGCCCTCGCGTCCCTCCCCGAGCCGTCCAGGACCACGGCCGAAACCTCCGTGCGCGCCGCCTACCTGTACGCCTTCACGCTCGCCGTGGCGGCCAACGCCGCGCTCGCCGGTCTCGCCGCGGTCGTCGCCCTGTGGCTGCCCCGGTCCGTGCCGGTATCGGACCGGTCCGCGAAAGCAGTCACCCCGTCGAACCGGTCGGAACACCAGCCCGGTGGCGAGCTTTGA
- a CDS encoding amino acid ABC transporter substrate-binding protein: protein MAVLCLLAGLAPAAAGSPTVDAVRARGHLVCGVNEGLLGFAAQDPSGTWRGFDADFCRAVSVAVLGKDTDVVFVPLGTANRFEALKSGSIDLLARNTTWTMQRQVTLGFDFAGASFFDGQGFIARADRGLTSAQQLAGLKVCVVKGTTTETNMAYYFRQHGLAAETRGFDGRDAMLAAYKAGDCDAYSGDRSALFADRAGFEAPQDHAVLPEVISKEPLGPLVRAGDRTWSEVVRWTLYGLVNAEEVGLTRATAAAPLAGDAARLAAGADASGADLGLAPGWLPAVVRNVGNYGEIFERNVGEAGPLGMKRGLNALWSRGGILYAPPMW, encoded by the coding sequence ATGGCGGTCCTCTGCCTTCTCGCCGGCCTGGCCCCTGCGGCCGCCGGCAGCCCGACCGTGGATGCGGTGCGGGCCCGCGGGCACCTGGTCTGCGGCGTCAACGAGGGCCTCCTCGGCTTCGCCGCACAGGACCCGTCCGGCACCTGGCGCGGCTTCGACGCCGACTTCTGCCGCGCCGTGTCGGTCGCGGTCCTCGGCAAGGACACCGACGTCGTCTTCGTCCCGCTCGGGACCGCCAACCGCTTCGAGGCGCTGAAGAGCGGCAGCATCGACCTCCTCGCCCGCAACACCACCTGGACGATGCAGCGGCAGGTCACGCTCGGCTTCGACTTCGCCGGCGCGAGCTTCTTCGACGGCCAGGGCTTCATCGCCCGGGCCGACCGGGGCCTGACCTCGGCCCAGCAGCTCGCCGGTCTCAAGGTCTGCGTGGTCAAGGGCACCACCACCGAGACCAACATGGCCTACTACTTCCGCCAGCACGGCCTCGCCGCCGAGACCCGCGGCTTCGACGGCCGCGACGCCATGCTGGCCGCCTACAAGGCCGGCGACTGCGACGCCTACTCGGGCGACCGCTCCGCCCTCTTCGCGGACCGGGCCGGCTTCGAGGCGCCGCAGGACCATGCCGTCCTGCCCGAGGTGATCTCCAAGGAGCCGCTCGGACCGCTCGTCCGCGCCGGCGACCGTACCTGGAGCGAGGTCGTCCGCTGGACGCTCTACGGCCTCGTCAACGCAGAGGAAGTCGGTCTCACCCGGGCGACCGCCGCCGCGCCGCTCGCCGGCGATGCCGCCCGCCTGGCCGCCGGGGCCGACGCCTCCGGGGCGGACCTCGGGCTCGCCCCGGGCTGGCTCCCCGCGGTCGTGCGCAACGTCGGCAACTACGGCGAGATCTTCGAGCGCAACGTCGGCGAGGCGGGCCCGCTCGGCATGAAGCGCGGTCTCAACGCCCTCTGGTCGCGGGGAGGCATCCTCTATGCGCCCCCGATGTGGTGA
- a CDS encoding L,D-transpeptidase family protein encodes MSRLGTLLLVLVALLAGVPGRADAQVRPTFEAGDTALVSPETERGLVAAIEAYRAIVAAGGWPTIVSARGLKPNDNDAAVATLRRRLAITGDLPAATTSTFYDAALRDAVVRYQMRHGLRPNGVASGLTLAHMNVSAGERLQQLVGNLERLRASLAKVPRTKYVVVNIPDFELQGVSGGRVELVTRVIVGKRTTPTPEVVAAVQAVDLLPYWHVPSSIAYRDLVPTIRKDPGYLASKKIRVYSSYGGGEVDPSEVNWFGEDLQRYTFRQDPGPQNALGLIRLDMPNRHIVYMHDTPMKDLFGQDERSFSAGCVRVQSVADVAAWLIGDGTTGQSLLDAAATGQKTTIKIARPVPVHFVYLTAWVSDGVVQFRNDLYNRDAPPMPEDATAAAVKAPFQSLAP; translated from the coding sequence GTGAGCCGGCTCGGCACCCTGCTCCTCGTCCTCGTCGCCCTTTTGGCCGGCGTCCCGGGCCGTGCCGACGCGCAGGTCCGCCCGACCTTCGAGGCCGGCGACACGGCGCTCGTCAGCCCGGAGACCGAACGCGGCCTCGTCGCCGCCATCGAGGCCTACCGCGCCATCGTCGCGGCCGGCGGCTGGCCGACCATCGTGTCGGCCCGCGGCCTCAAGCCGAACGACAACGACGCCGCCGTGGCGACCCTGCGGCGTCGCCTCGCCATCACGGGGGACCTGCCCGCCGCCACGACCAGCACCTTCTACGACGCCGCGTTGCGCGACGCCGTGGTGCGCTACCAGATGCGCCACGGCCTGCGCCCGAACGGCGTCGCCTCCGGCCTGACGCTCGCCCACATGAACGTCTCGGCCGGCGAGCGCCTGCAGCAGCTGGTCGGCAACCTGGAACGGCTCCGGGCCAGCCTCGCCAAGGTCCCGCGGACGAAGTACGTCGTCGTCAACATCCCCGACTTCGAGCTTCAGGGCGTCTCCGGCGGCCGCGTCGAACTGGTGACCCGGGTCATCGTCGGCAAGCGGACCACACCCACGCCGGAAGTGGTCGCAGCCGTCCAGGCCGTCGACCTCCTGCCCTATTGGCACGTGCCGTCCAGCATCGCGTACCGCGACCTCGTGCCGACGATCCGCAAGGATCCCGGCTACCTCGCCTCCAAGAAGATCCGCGTCTACTCGTCCTACGGCGGCGGCGAGGTCGACCCCTCCGAGGTGAACTGGTTCGGCGAGGACCTCCAGCGCTACACCTTCCGCCAGGACCCCGGCCCGCAGAACGCCCTCGGGCTGATCCGGCTCGACATGCCGAACCGTCACATCGTCTACATGCACGATACGCCGATGAAGGATCTTTTCGGCCAGGACGAACGATCCTTCAGCGCCGGCTGCGTCCGGGTCCAGTCGGTCGCCGACGTGGCCGCCTGGCTGATCGGCGACGGGACGACGGGGCAGTCCCTGCTCGACGCGGCCGCCACAGGGCAGAAGACCACGATCAAGATCGCCCGGCCGGTACCCGTCCACTTCGTCTACCTGACGGCCTGGGTCTCCGACGGCGTGGTCCAGTTCCGCAATGATCTCTACAACCGCGACGCGCCCCCCATGCCGGAGGACGCCACGGCCGCCGCCGTCAAGGCGCCGTTCCAGAGCCTCGCGCCCTGA
- a CDS encoding VOC family protein — MPKNTICVWYDRDAEAAARFYAEVFPDSAVTAVHRAPSDYPSGKAGDVLTVEFTVAGIPCLGLNGGPAFRQTEAFSFQIATDDQAETDRYWNAIVGNGGQESACGWCKDRWGVSWQITPRVLTEAIAAGGDEAKRAFQAMMTMRKIDVAAIEAARRG, encoded by the coding sequence ATGCCGAAGAATACGATCTGTGTCTGGTACGACCGGGACGCCGAGGCGGCGGCCCGGTTCTACGCGGAGGTGTTTCCGGACAGCGCGGTGACGGCGGTCCATCGGGCGCCGAGCGACTATCCGTCCGGCAAGGCGGGGGACGTGCTGACGGTTGAGTTCACGGTCGCGGGCATTCCCTGCCTGGGGCTGAACGGCGGGCCGGCCTTCCGGCAGACGGAAGCCTTCTCGTTCCAGATCGCCACCGACGACCAGGCGGAGACCGACCGCTACTGGAATGCCATCGTGGGCAACGGCGGCCAGGAGAGCGCCTGCGGATGGTGCAAGGACCGCTGGGGCGTGTCCTGGCAGATCACGCCGCGGGTGCTGACAGAGGCCATCGCGGCCGGGGGCGACGAGGCGAAGCGGGCCTTCCAGGCCATGATGACCATGCGCAAGATCGACGTGGCGGCCATCGAGGCGGCCCGCCGCGGCTGA
- the arsC gene encoding arsenate reductase (glutaredoxin) (This arsenate reductase requires both glutathione and glutaredoxin to convert arsenate to arsenite, after which the efflux transporter formed by ArsA and ArsB can extrude the arsenite from the cell, providing resistance.), producing MSIVIHHNPDCGTSRNVLEIIRAAGYDPVVVEYLKVGWTRAQLLGLFAAADLTPRSALRETKSPAEVLGLLDPGVDDETLLAAMVDHPVLVNRPIVCTPKGVRLCRPSETVLDLLDRWPPGPFHKEDGMPLIDPEGRRVG from the coding sequence ATGAGCATCGTCATCCACCACAATCCCGACTGCGGCACGTCCCGCAACGTGCTCGAGATCATCAGGGCCGCCGGCTACGACCCGGTGGTGGTGGAGTACCTGAAGGTCGGATGGACCCGCGCGCAGTTGCTCGGCCTCTTCGCGGCGGCCGACCTGACGCCTCGGTCGGCCCTGCGGGAGACCAAGTCGCCCGCCGAGGTGTTGGGGCTGCTCGACCCCGGCGTCGACGACGAGACCCTCCTCGCCGCGATGGTGGACCACCCGGTCCTCGTCAACCGTCCGATCGTCTGCACGCCCAAGGGCGTCAGGCTCTGCCGTCCGAGCGAGACGGTTCTCGATCTTCTCGACCGATGGCCGCCGGGCCCCTTCCACAAGGAGGACGGCATGCCCCTCATCGATCCGGAGGGGCGCCGGGTCGGCTAG
- a CDS encoding manganese catalase family protein, producing the protein MFLRIDKLQVDLPAPKRPDPNAGAALQELLGGKYGEMSTLGNYMFQSFNFRSKSKLRPFYSLVASITAEELGHVELVSNGVAMLNNGPDSDADEADGGDISDAPFEDMKDIRLAAAFLSGAGGAMPVNSNGQSWNNDFITTTGNVVIDLLHNFHLECGARLHKLRVYETLTDPTGREVCGYLLVRGSVHAHAYALALKKITGVDIEKMLPCPNINLDRIPESQKYLAEGSHRRLYTFSPDDYRDMAGIWGNGETALPGDPPGELEIVEGMPEGGKIHQLTGIPSAFTPDYAPEEMFEIATKLYQASR; encoded by the coding sequence ATGTTCTTACGAATTGACAAGCTGCAGGTCGATCTACCCGCACCCAAGCGACCGGACCCGAATGCAGGGGCGGCACTTCAGGAGTTGCTCGGCGGCAAATATGGGGAGATGTCGACGCTCGGGAACTACATGTTCCAGAGCTTCAACTTTCGAAGCAAATCGAAGCTGCGGCCGTTCTACAGCCTAGTGGCGAGCATCACTGCGGAGGAACTCGGTCACGTCGAGCTGGTCAGCAACGGCGTCGCCATGCTGAACAACGGCCCGGACAGCGATGCCGACGAGGCGGACGGCGGCGACATCTCGGATGCACCGTTCGAGGACATGAAGGACATCCGGCTGGCCGCGGCCTTCCTGTCCGGCGCCGGCGGAGCCATGCCGGTCAACAGCAACGGCCAGTCCTGGAACAACGACTTCATCACGACCACCGGCAATGTGGTCATCGATCTCCTGCACAACTTCCACCTGGAGTGCGGCGCCCGGCTGCACAAGCTCCGGGTCTACGAAACGCTGACCGATCCCACCGGGCGGGAAGTGTGCGGCTATCTCCTCGTGCGGGGATCGGTTCACGCCCACGCCTACGCCCTGGCGCTGAAGAAGATCACCGGCGTGGACATCGAGAAGATGCTGCCCTGCCCGAACATCAACCTCGACCGGATTCCGGAGTCCCAGAAGTACCTCGCCGAAGGCTCGCACCGGCGCCTTTATACGTTCTCACCGGACGACTACCGGGACATGGCCGGCATCTGGGGCAACGGCGAGACCGCCCTGCCCGGCGATCCTCCCGGCGAGTTGGAGATCGTGGAAGGGATGCCCGAGGGGGGCAAGATCCACCAGCTGACCGGCATACCCAGCGCCTTCACGCCGGACTATGCCCCCGAGGAGATGTTTGAAATCGCCACGAAGCTCTACCAGGCCTCGCGGTGA
- a CDS encoding TSUP family transporter yields MLADAGSGVVVAIVCAAVFGTSFISGVFGMAGGLILIGALIAFGLPMPVVMTYHGIAQAASNVWRALLWWRWVDPRILAWFIAGGLVAFAVFSVLRFVPDRAVVLIAIGILPFAALALPDRLVPKADRPTGAAICGMTSVGTQLFAGVSGPLLDAFFVRSGADRRLVVATKAACQFFGNLFKIVYFTALSPPGSWSAETASAIAIVVASFLGTAASRSLLERLTDAHFRVWTRAIVLVAGAVSLAAGLLDLADL; encoded by the coding sequence ATGCTGGCCGACGCCGGATCCGGCGTCGTCGTCGCGATCGTCTGCGCGGCCGTCTTCGGGACGTCCTTCATCTCCGGCGTGTTCGGAATGGCGGGCGGGCTCATCCTGATCGGCGCCCTGATCGCCTTCGGCCTGCCCATGCCCGTGGTCATGACCTACCACGGCATCGCGCAAGCCGCGTCGAACGTCTGGCGGGCCCTGCTGTGGTGGCGCTGGGTCGACCCCCGCATCCTGGCCTGGTTCATCGCCGGAGGCCTCGTCGCGTTCGCCGTCTTCTCGGTCCTGCGCTTCGTTCCCGACCGTGCGGTGGTCCTGATTGCGATCGGCATTCTGCCCTTCGCGGCGCTGGCGTTGCCCGACCGGCTGGTGCCGAAGGCCGACCGGCCGACGGGCGCGGCGATCTGTGGGATGACAAGCGTCGGCACTCAGCTCTTCGCCGGCGTCTCGGGGCCCCTCCTCGACGCGTTCTTCGTCCGCAGCGGCGCGGACAGGCGCCTCGTGGTCGCCACCAAGGCGGCCTGCCAGTTCTTCGGCAACCTGTTCAAGATCGTCTACTTCACCGCGCTGTCGCCACCCGGGTCGTGGTCGGCCGAAACCGCCAGCGCCATCGCCATCGTGGTGGCGTCCTTTCTCGGAACAGCCGCAAGCCGGAGCCTGCTGGAGAGGCTAACGGACGCGCATTTCCGTGTGTGGACGCGTGCAATCGTCCTCGTCGCCGGAGCCGTCTCGCTTGCGGCAGGGCTCCTGGACTTAGCGGACCTCTAA
- a CDS encoding alpha/beta hydrolase — protein MGGSIVAERHFVSKLEDVRLHLLNKRLDGRARPPRGPVLFVHGSSMASEPCFDLMVGDSDAYSLMNLFAREGFDAWCLDCEGYGRSDKWRDRDYDVADGIDDLEVAVGHILDHTKRERVHLYGGSSGALRAAGYASRRPDRVDRLVLDALVWTGEGSPTLTERRKRLPQFQAARRRPLDAAFIRTIFERDHPGTADPEVIAAFSEAVVALDTSIPNGTYIDMCTKLPLVDPASIHAPTLIMRGEWDGIAAFEDVAAFFARIPHPDKQFAVLPGIAHSSFHGKNHALAKHVLLSFLTRPEPVYTGRD, from the coding sequence ATGGGCGGATCGATCGTCGCCGAACGGCATTTCGTGTCCAAGCTCGAGGACGTGCGCCTGCATCTCCTCAACAAGCGCCTTGACGGCAGGGCACGGCCGCCGCGCGGACCCGTCCTCTTCGTCCACGGCTCGTCGATGGCCTCGGAGCCCTGCTTCGACCTGATGGTCGGCGACTCCGACGCCTACTCGCTCATGAACCTCTTCGCCCGGGAGGGCTTCGACGCCTGGTGTCTGGACTGCGAGGGTTACGGCCGCTCGGACAAATGGCGCGACCGCGACTACGACGTCGCCGACGGTATCGACGACCTGGAGGTCGCAGTCGGGCACATCCTCGACCATACGAAGCGCGAACGGGTCCATCTCTACGGAGGATCGTCAGGAGCGCTCCGGGCCGCCGGCTATGCGAGCCGCCGCCCGGATCGGGTCGACAGGCTTGTGCTCGACGCCCTGGTCTGGACCGGTGAGGGCAGCCCGACGCTCACGGAGCGCCGCAAGCGTCTGCCTCAGTTCCAGGCGGCCCGGCGCCGGCCGCTGGACGCGGCCTTCATCCGGACGATCTTCGAGCGCGATCACCCGGGCACCGCCGACCCCGAAGTCATCGCGGCCTTTTCCGAGGCCGTCGTGGCGCTCGACACGTCGATCCCGAACGGCACCTACATCGACATGTGCACGAAACTGCCGCTCGTCGACCCCGCGTCGATCCACGCCCCGACCTTGATCATGCGGGGCGAGTGGGACGGCATCGCCGCCTTCGAGGACGTCGCCGCGTTCTTCGCCCGGATTCCTCATCCGGACAAGCAGTTCGCCGTGCTGCCCGGCATCGCGCACTCCTCGTTCCACGGCAAGAACCACGCCCTCGCCAAGCACGTGCTCCTGAGCTTCCTCACGCGGCCCGAACCGGTCTACACGGGACGGGATTGA